The Cucumis melo cultivar AY chromosome 6, USDA_Cmelo_AY_1.0, whole genome shotgun sequence genome includes a region encoding these proteins:
- the LOC103483964 gene encoding probable transcription factor PosF21, with translation MDKEKPQSHGGGFLHQSSRYSGFSSAESSFNGKSEATSSSMSFPPLAPSTNSDWGQSGRGLSTDSTRFSHDISRMPENPRRNVGHRRAHSEILTLPDDICFDSDLGIIGGADGPSLSDDTEEDLLSMYLDMDKFNSSTATSANQVGDSSSPLVEAAAATSTDDIAVGLKERPRVRHQHSQSMDGLTNIKPEMLVSGSDEASAADTKKAMSAAKLAELALIDPKRAKRIWANRQSAARSKERKMRYIAELERKVQTLQTEATSLSTQLTLLQRDANGITAENSELKLRLQTMEQQVHLQDALNEALKEEIQHLKVLTGQAMPNGRSITNFASFGAGQQFYAPNNQAVHTLLTAQQFQQLQIQSQQQQQQHFQYQQLHQLQQQQAPDTRMKGSISPQSSKDSAFDTKPPTTC, from the exons ATGGACAAGGAAAAGCCCCAAAGCCATGGGGGAGGATTTCTGCACCAATCAAGTCGTTACTCGGGTTTTTCATCTGCTGAAAGTAGTTTCAATGGAAAATCTGAGGCAACTTCGTCTTCCATGTCATTCCCTCCATTGGCTCCGAGTACTAATTCTGATTGGGGTCAATCTGGCCGTGGATTGTCCACCGATTCCACTCGGTTCAGCCATGATATTAGTCGGATGCCTGAAAATCCACGGAGAAATGTTGGTCATAGGCGTGCCCATTCAGAGATCCTGACCCTCCCAGATGATATTTGTTTCGATAGTGACCTTGGTATCATTGGCGGGGCTGATGGGCCTTCTCTTTCTGATGATACTGAGGAAGATTTGTTGTCCATGTACCTTGACATGGATAAATTCAATTCCTCGACTGCTACTTCTGCAAATCAAGTTGGTGACTCATCCTCTCCCCTTGTAGAAGCAGCTGCAGCAACTTCTACAGATGATATTGCTGTTGGATTGAAGGAGAGACCCAGAGTTAGACATCAGCATAGCCAGTCCATGGATGGTTTGACAAACATTAAGCCTGAGATGCTTGTCTCTGGGTCTGACGAAGCCTCTGCAGCTGATACCAAGAAAGCCATGTCAGCTGCAAAGCTTGCTGAGCTTGCGTTGATTGACCCCAAACGTGCCAAAAG GATATGGGCAAACAGACAGTCGGCTGCACGGTCAAAGGAAAGAAAGATGCGATACATTGCTGAACTTGAACGGAAAGTTCAAACTTTGCAAACAGAGGCAACTTCTTTGTCTACTCAGTTGACCCTCTTACAG AGAGATGCAAATGGTATCACTGCCGAGAACAGTGAACTAAAGCTGCGGTTGCAGACAATGGAACAGCAGGTTCACCTGCAAGACG CTTTAAATGAAGCACTGAAAGAAGAAATTCAGCATCTGAAAGTCTTGACTGGCCAAGCAATGCCAAACGGTAGATCAATTACAAACTTTGCTTCCTTTGGAGCCGGCCAACAGTTCTATGCTCCAAACAATCAAGCAGTGCATACTTTGTTAACTGCCCAACAGTTTCAGCAACTTCAAATACAATCCCAACAGCAGCAGCAACAGCATTTTCAATACCAACAACTGCATCAGCTTCAGCAACAACAGGCTCCAGACACAAGAATGAAAGGGTCCATATCTCCTCAAAGCTCAAAAGACTCGGCATTCGACACGAAGCCGCCTACCACTTGCTGA